One genomic window of Acidovorax radicis includes the following:
- a CDS encoding carboxyl transferase domain-containing protein, whose product MTILDTQLNARSADFLANAAAMRTLVDDLRAQLDKVAQGGGEAARAKHTARGKLLPRERVQMLLDPGTPFLELAPLAALNMYNNDAPCSGLIAGIGRVSGVDCMIVCNDATVKGGTYYPLTVKKHLRAQEVAQQNHLPCIYLVDSGGANLPNQDEVFPDRDHFGRIFFNQANMSAMGISQIAVVMGSCTAGGAYVPAMSDESIIVKNQGTIFLGGPPLVKAATGEVVTAEDLGGGDVHTRQSGVADHLAQNDLHALQLARNAVHNLNKNKPLAPADQAPVAPKFAAEELYGVIPVDTRKPFDVREIIARIVDGSEFDEFKARYGTTLVCGFARIEGMMVGIIANNGILFSESALKGAHFIELCCQRKVPLVFLQNITGFMVGRKYENEGIARNGAKMVTAVATASVPKFTIIIGGSFGAGNYGMCGRAYSPRFLWMWPNARISVMGGEQAAGVLATVKRDGIEGKGGQWSMEEEEAFKAPIRRQYEDQGHPYYATARLWDDGVIDPADTRRVLALGLAATRNAPIEDTKFGLFRM is encoded by the coding sequence ATGACCATTCTCGACACCCAACTCAACGCCCGCTCGGCGGACTTTCTGGCCAACGCCGCGGCCATGCGCACGCTGGTGGATGACCTGCGCGCCCAGCTTGACAAGGTCGCCCAGGGCGGCGGCGAGGCGGCCCGCGCCAAGCACACCGCACGCGGCAAGCTGCTGCCGCGCGAGCGCGTGCAAATGCTGCTGGACCCGGGCACGCCGTTCCTCGAACTCGCACCGCTGGCCGCGCTGAACATGTACAACAACGATGCGCCTTGCTCGGGCCTCATCGCCGGCATCGGCCGCGTGAGCGGTGTGGACTGCATGATCGTGTGCAACGACGCCACGGTGAAGGGAGGCACCTATTACCCGCTCACCGTCAAGAAGCACCTGCGCGCGCAGGAAGTGGCGCAGCAGAACCACCTGCCTTGCATTTACCTGGTGGATTCGGGCGGCGCCAACCTGCCCAATCAGGACGAGGTCTTCCCCGACCGCGACCACTTTGGCCGCATCTTCTTCAACCAGGCCAACATGAGCGCCATGGGCATCTCGCAGATCGCCGTGGTCATGGGCAGTTGCACGGCGGGTGGCGCCTATGTGCCGGCCATGAGCGATGAATCCATCATCGTCAAGAACCAGGGCACCATCTTTTTGGGTGGCCCGCCGCTGGTCAAAGCCGCCACGGGCGAGGTCGTCACGGCCGAAGACCTGGGCGGCGGTGACGTGCACACGCGCCAGTCGGGCGTGGCCGACCACCTGGCGCAGAACGACCTGCATGCGCTGCAGCTGGCACGCAATGCGGTGCACAATTTGAATAAAAATAAGCCTCTAGCGCCCGCAGATCAAGCGCCAGTAGCTCCTAAATTTGCAGCAGAAGAACTCTACGGCGTGATCCCCGTGGACACGCGCAAGCCCTTTGACGTGCGCGAGATCATCGCCCGCATCGTCGATGGCAGCGAGTTCGACGAGTTCAAGGCACGCTACGGCACCACGCTGGTCTGCGGCTTTGCGCGCATTGAAGGGATGATGGTCGGCATCATCGCCAACAACGGCATCCTGTTCAGCGAGTCGGCCCTGAAGGGCGCGCACTTCATCGAGCTGTGCTGCCAGCGCAAGGTGCCGCTGGTGTTCCTGCAGAACATCACCGGCTTCATGGTGGGCCGCAAGTACGAGAACGAGGGCATCGCCCGCAACGGCGCCAAGATGGTCACGGCCGTGGCCACGGCCAGTGTTCCGAAGTTCACCATCATCATCGGCGGCAGCTTTGGCGCGGGCAACTACGGCATGTGCGGCCGGGCGTACTCGCCGCGCTTCCTGTGGATGTGGCCCAACGCGCGCATCAGCGTGATGGGCGGCGAGCAGGCGGCTGGCGTGCTGGCGACCGTGAAGCGCGATGGCATCGAGGGCAAAGGCGGGCAGTGGAGCATGGAGGAAGAAGAAGCCTTCAAGGCCCCCATCCGCCGCCAATACGAAGACCAGGGCCACCCCTACTACGCCACGGCCCGCCTGTGGGACGACGGCGTGATCGACCCCGCCGACACCCGCCGCGTGCTGGCCCTGGGCCTGGCCGCCACGCGCAACGCGCCGATCGAAGACACCAAGTTCGGCCTGTTCCGCATGTAA
- a CDS encoding AMP-binding protein — protein sequence MTIAAATNSAPLVDSYARGATEVPLIEQTIGAFFADMVARQPDREALVSVHQGRRYTYAQLQAEAQRLASALLGMGLVPGDRVGIWSHNNAEWVLMQLATAQVGLVLVNINPAYRTSEVEYALNKVGCKLLVTMARFKTSDYLGMLRELAPEWAHGTPGALEAQQLPHLNTVVWIDVAGQGADEPGLLRFSDLLARGNAADPRLAQIAATLKATDPINIQFTSGTTGFPKGATLTHRNILNNGFFIGECMKLTPDDRLCIPVPLYHCFGMVLGNLACLTHGATIVYPNDGFDPLTVLQTVQDECCTGLHGVPTMFIAELDHPRFAEFNLCTLRTGIMAGSPCPTEVMKRVVEQMNLREITIAYGMTETSPVSCQSSTDTPLDKRVSTVGQVQPHLEVKIVDPYTGAVVPIGQRGEFCTKGYSVMHGYWGDEAKTREAIDEGGWMHTGDLATMDAEGYVNIVGRIKDMVIRGGENIYPREIEEFLYRHPQVQDVQVVGVPDQKYGEELCAWIIAKPGTQPTEDDIRAFCKGQIAHYKVPRYIRFVTSFPMTVTGKIQKFKIRDEMKDQLGLEEQKTA from the coding sequence ATGACGATTGCCGCCGCAACGAACTCCGCACCGCTGGTGGACAGCTACGCCCGTGGCGCCACCGAGGTTCCCCTGATCGAGCAGACCATCGGCGCCTTCTTTGCCGACATGGTGGCCCGCCAGCCCGACCGCGAGGCGCTGGTGAGCGTGCACCAGGGCCGCCGCTACACCTATGCCCAGTTGCAGGCCGAGGCGCAACGCCTGGCCAGTGCGCTGCTGGGGATGGGGCTGGTGCCGGGCGACCGCGTGGGCATCTGGTCGCACAACAACGCCGAATGGGTGCTGATGCAGCTGGCCACCGCACAGGTGGGGCTGGTGCTGGTCAACATCAACCCGGCCTACCGCACGTCTGAGGTGGAATACGCGCTGAACAAAGTGGGCTGCAAGCTGCTGGTGACCATGGCGCGCTTCAAGACCAGCGACTACCTGGGCATGCTGCGCGAGCTGGCGCCCGAGTGGGCGCATGGCACACCCGGTGCGCTGGAGGCGCAGCAGTTGCCCCACCTGAACACGGTGGTGTGGATCGACGTGGCCGGGCAGGGTGCCGACGAACCGGGCCTGCTGCGCTTTTCCGACCTGCTGGCGCGCGGCAACGCGGCCGACCCGCGCCTGGCGCAGATCGCAGCCACGTTGAAGGCCACCGACCCCATCAACATCCAGTTCACCAGCGGCACCACCGGCTTCCCCAAGGGCGCCACGCTCACGCACCGCAACATCCTGAACAACGGTTTCTTCATTGGCGAGTGCATGAAGCTCACGCCCGACGACCGCCTGTGCATCCCCGTGCCGCTGTACCACTGCTTTGGCATGGTGCTGGGCAACCTGGCCTGCCTGACGCACGGTGCCACCATCGTGTACCCCAACGACGGGTTTGACCCGCTGACCGTGCTGCAGACGGTGCAGGACGAGTGCTGCACCGGCCTGCACGGCGTGCCCACCATGTTCATCGCGGAGCTGGACCACCCGCGTTTTGCCGAGTTCAACCTCTGCACCCTGCGCACCGGCATCATGGCGGGTTCGCCCTGCCCCACCGAGGTGATGAAGCGCGTGGTGGAGCAGATGAACCTGCGCGAGATCACCATTGCCTACGGCATGACCGAGACCAGCCCCGTGAGCTGCCAGAGCAGCACCGACACGCCGCTGGACAAGCGCGTCTCCACCGTGGGCCAGGTGCAGCCGCACCTGGAGGTGAAGATCGTGGACCCCTACACCGGGGCCGTGGTGCCCATCGGCCAGCGCGGCGAGTTCTGCACCAAGGGCTATTCCGTCATGCACGGCTACTGGGGCGACGAGGCCAAGACCCGCGAGGCGATTGACGAAGGCGGCTGGATGCACACCGGCGACCTGGCCACCATGGATGCCGAGGGCTATGTGAACATCGTCGGCCGCATCAAGGACATGGTGATCCGTGGCGGCGAGAACATCTACCCGCGCGAGATTGAAGAATTCTTGTACCGCCATCCGCAGGTGCAGGACGTGCAGGTGGTGGGTGTGCCCGACCAGAAATACGGCGAGGAACTCTGCGCCTGGATCATCGCCAAGCCCGGCACCCAGCCCACCGAGGACGACATCCGCGCCTTCTGCAAGGGCCAGATTGCGCACTACAAGGTGCCGCGCTACATCCGCTTTGTGACGAGCTTCCCGATGACGGTGACGGGCAAGATCCAGAAGTTCAAGATCCGCGATGAGATGAAGGATCAGCTGGGCCTGGAAGAACAGAAAACCGCTTGA